The Bacteroides ovatus genomic interval ATGTCAAAGTCATTGTATTTTACACCATGAAGAAGCATATTCATTCTACAAAGATTGAACGTTGTAGGATTCTTTTCTTGACCAAAAATAGAATCGGCTTTACCACTTTTAGCTGTACGAAGAAGTAGGGAACCGCTACCGCATGTCGGGTCGAACACATCTTTTAATCGTACTTTGCCTGTTATTACAATTTCAGCTAAAATCTGACTAACTTCTTGTGGAGTATAAAACTCTCCCGCTTTTTTTCCTGCTCCGGCAGCGAATTGACTTATCATGTACTCGTAAGCATCCCCTAGAATATCTATATCTCCGGCTTCTTGTAATCCAAAGTCGATACCATTTAGTGCAATTAATACATCACTAATTAACTTATTCTTGTCGTCAGCAGTCTTTCCCAGTTTGGGAGAAGCTAAATCCAGATCAGAAAATAAACCACCAAAATCATCCTCACTATCCTGTCCTATTGTAGAATCTTCTATTTTTTTGAGTGAACGTTCTAAAGACGGCAAGATATTTTCTTTCTTACTGATTAGCTCTATGATGGTGGAGTAAAGATATTCCGGTTCTATAAAATAACCTAGATTTTGAATACATTCTTCTTTTACATCCTGTTTTAATTCCTCATCTTTGCCATTCCATACCTCTTTGAAAGTAATATGATCTTCTTCTAATATCTCGTTGGCATAAAGTTCTATTTTCTCGGATAGATATTTGTAGAAAATAAAGCCTAAAGTGAAATACATAAAATCACTAGCAGACATGTTTCCTCTTAAAGTATTGGCGACAGTCCATAATTGACTGCGCAATTTTTGTTGTAGTTCTTCGCTCATATATTTAATGTAATTTTATTCCCAGTTGAATAATTCTATTATCGAATGTAGTTTGTCCATTATCCTTTTGAGTAGTGTACGGCGTTCTTTTAGTCCGATTCTTTTCTTTTTGACGGCCTCCTGAAGGATTTCGGTTTTTTCTTTCTGTAAAAAATCGTATTCATTTAGAAACTTAATGAGGGCTTCTTCATCAATTCCTTCTTCTTCTGCCAACTCTTGAATAGCTTTATAACGTTGTTGACTGACATAATTCGTCAGTCTACTTTCTAAGTCAATTGAACCATCAGATTTGGATTTGCTAAATCCATCTTTGTCATTATCCACGTTTTGACGAATAAATCCATCTATAAGTTTGGCTTTATTACGCATAACAGCATCTTTTATCATAGTATCTAAAATCTGCTGACGTCTTTCTTGATAATCATTGCTCGAAGGATCTAAGTCATTGATTAGTGTCAGGATATATGCTACATTTATCACGTCACTATGAAGGAGTTCCAGACAGAAATCAATATCGTCTAGAGTTCTTTCATCTTTGCCATAAGGAGGCACATCTGTATCTCCTGTATTTTTCTTGTCATCAGGATTGGGGTTAATTACCCCAGTGGTAATATCCAAATATTTACTTCGAAAATCCATGAACTCTTGTTCTGATAAGATGAATTCTTTGTCGTCAGGTTCGAAGTCTTCATAGATTTGCATTTCTGCCCGCTTTTTTATAATTTCACGGAAAGCTAATACAAAGTCTCTTTTTTCATATTCACTTTGTAATTTGTCAATACTTTGTACATCAGGATATTTCTCTTTAAATTTCAAAGATAACTCATTAAACTTTTCTTTTACAACAAGAAAAGGTTCACGTAGAATTGTGTCTGCAGGATTATTGTTACTAAATAATTTTATGGCAGCATCTACATTGTTTTTTAAATCACGGAAACATACAATTTTTCCGAAACGTTTCTTTTCATTTAATATACGGTTGGTTCGGCTAAAGGCTTGTAGCAATCCATGATATTCTAAGTTCTTATCAACATAAAGTGTATTTAGCTTTTTAGCGTCAAAGCCAGTAAGAAACATACCTACGACAAGAAGCAGATCTAAAGGTTCCATATCCTTCTTTTTTTTCTTCATGCGTAGATTTATGTCATCATAATAGGCACTAAAGTTATCTGTTGTGAAAGATGTACCAAATGTGTTGTTATAGTCATTCATAATGACTTGTAGCTCATCTGCCGTAACTTTATCATTAGCATAGCCTTGGTTCATTCCTGTTTGTTCGTCATCTTGGCTGCTATTTGCTGCGTATGTAAATACAGCCCCAATCTTAATTTTAGGATTTAACTCTTTAAATATTTTGTAATATTGTAATAGCATGGGGACAGATTGGATTGCGAACAGTGCATTGAATTCGCCATCAACTGTTGACTTGTTGAAATTTGTAAGAATGAATCTAGCTATCTCTTTCATGCGAGCTTCATTCATATAATCAATCCCAGATTCATCTTTACCTTTATAATATTCAACTAAGAAACCTAGCACATTTTCATCAGCAATAGCATCCTTGATAAGATAACGGTGAAGGCAGTCACTAAACACTTCTTTTGTGGTATGTTCTTGTTTGGCATTCTCTACAAATATAGGAGTACCTGTGAATCCGAAAATTTGAAGGTTACTGAAGAATTTGACAATATTTTTATGGCAATCACCAAAATGACTACGATGACATTCATCAAAAATCATCACAACTTTCTGATGGCGTACTTCTTGAAGATACTTGTTATAGTAATCTTTTGTAATAGCACAATTCAACTTTTGAATAGTAGTAATTATGATTTTAGAATTACCACTTAATCGTTTGATTAGTTCATAGGTATTATCAGTCCCATCAACAGCACCTGGTTCAAATGCTTCGTATTCTGATTGGGTCTGTGTGTCTAAATCATGACGGTCTACAACAAACATAACTTTGTCTATACCATCAAGCTCTGAAACTAACTGGGCGGCTTTGAATGATGTTAATGTCTTTCCTGCCCCAGTAGTATGCCATATATAACCGTTTTTATTGGAGTTCTGTACTCGTTCTAATATACGTTCTACTGCGTAGAATTGATAGGGACGGAGTACCATTAAGCATTTATCGCCTTCATGCAATACAATGTACTTGCTTATCATTTTTCCCAAATTACATTGGTCAAAAAAGAAATAAGCAAATTTACTTAAATCGTTAAAAGGTATATTTTCGGGGTCTGTCCAATTAAAAGTAAATTTGTAGCCTCCATTAGGGTTGTTGGCGAAATAGCGTGTGTTTACACCATTGGATATGACGAATAATTGTATATAATCAAATAATCCATGAAATGAGGTTTTATGATAGCGTTGAATTTGGTTATATGCTTCTTTTAATTCAACTCCTCGTTTCTTTAATTCTATCTGAACTAATGGTAATCCATTTATTAAAATGGTTACATCATAGCGACATTTTTTTCTCCCTTCTACTGTTATTTGATTGGATACCTGGAATTCATTTTGGCACCATTTATTTTTATTCAAGAATTCTACCCAAATACGTTTTCCATCTTCTGTTTCTAGTGGATATAGGTCACGCAACTTTTTAGCTTTCTCAAAACGTGTTCCTCCTTCTAAATAAATACAGATTTTGTCAAACTCCTTATCAGTAAAATGTTTTCTCTTGTGTAGGGAGAGTTCTCTTTTATTGTGTTTCTCAAGTTGCTTTTTAAAATTGGCGTACAGATTTTCTTCTTCCTTGATGGAAATATATTCATAGTTCGTTTCCATTAAGGTCTTTATTAATCCGTTTTCTAATACTTGTTCACTTTGAGTAACCATCTGTTGTCGTATTTTTAATCCATAATCTAATAGATTAAGGATAAGAGAGCTTAAAATTGAATCTTTTCAATGAGGAAAAAGAAAAGATGATTTTAATATCTTACTTTTCTATCAAATTATGTTGTAAAGTATTGATCTTATTGTTATCAGTTCGTGTGTTATTGTAAAACTGATATTCTATAGGTTTTTATTCTACACTTGTAGTTGATACACTGAAATTCTCTACTAATGTACTACCTTTCGTTATGTATTCTTTTTCTAAGCGGTTAACCTCTTTGTTGTCTATATAGGCAATAACAGAAATTTTTAGTTTTTTGCCTGCTTGTTCTGATGTACTTATTACTGATCCTGCACAAGTCATCATGGAACCTTCTTTACCTGTCTGGCAGCTAATCTTATTTTCTGTCACTTTATTTACCAAGTATGAGTCACCTAAATATTCGCCATTTTCATTGTATAGTTTTGCAACTCCACCGGTGTTGGCTGCTCCGAATGCGATATTCAGATCAAAATCGTCTGTATTTCCCGACTGCTCTACAACAATTTTGTGTACTCCTGTTGTGTTTTTATTATCGTCATCGTTTCCACAGCTAACTAGGATGACTCCTAAAAATAGGGCAATTACGCCTAATAATGATAATATTCGCTTCTTCATGTTTTTTTGTTTATTATTACTTAATTAGTTCTTCTTCTTGTGCTTCAAAGGACAAAGATACGTATTTATTTTTGTAAACAGAGGCTTGTAAGGATATTTTTTTATTCTGATTTTTGAATTTAAGAAATGGGGGGATTCGGTTTGTCCGGATCAGTCAGCCAAAGAACATTTTCTTCTTTGTAAGTATACGCACTGGGAACATTCCGGAATATTACCTTATAGTTGCCATTATGATTTTGGCAGCTTTCTATTTTGGGAGTCTTGATTTGACCTTTTATAATAATCAGATTTTCGGAAGTATCTATCATAGGCTTGTGTGTAAATATAATAAGTCGTGCTGCTGTTTTTATTTATTATTTTGGATATAAAAGTAAGAATATTTTCCAGAATATCAAAACCGAAGTAGAAAAAACAGTGAATGACTTTATTCAGCTTTGTATTGTTATAAATATAGAGTGAGATTTGGTTTGGGAGTATTGAACGTGATAAAAGAGATTTGTTTTGCCAATGAAATCATTATCTTTGCAAGGTATATATTAATGAACGAGGAGGATATTATGCTTGCATACACATATATTGAACACGGAAAGTTTGAATTGCAGGAGAAAGCGGTACCGGAAATAAAGGATTCACGGGATGCAATCGTACGTGTAACACTTGGTAGCATTTGCACCAGTGATCTTCATATTAAACATGGCAGTGTGCCGCGTGCTGTGCCCGGAATAACTGTCGGGCATGAAATGGTAGGTGTGGTAGAACAAGTAGGGGCTGATGTCACTTCGGTGAAGCCTGGTGACAGGGTGACTGTGAATGTCGAAACTTTCTGCGGTGAGTGTTTTTTCTGTAAGCATGGATATGTGAATAACTGTACTGATCCTAATGGCGGTTGGGCTTTAGGTTGTCGAATTGATGGCGGTCAGGCGGAATATGTCAGAGTTCCTTATGCGGATCAGGGTTTGAACCGTATTCCGGATACAGTGAGTGATGAACAAGCTTTGTTTGTCGGTGATGTGCTTGCAACAGGTTTTTGGGCAGCACGCATCTCGGAAATTACCAAGGAAGATACTGTCCTTATCATCGGTGCCGGACCTATCGGGATTTGTACTTTGTTGTGTGTGATGCTGAAGAAGCCAAAACGCATTATTATCTGTGAGAAATCTCCTGAAAGAATTCGGTTTGTTCGCGAGCATTATCCTGATGTGTTGGTGACTGAACCGGAAAACTGCAAGGAATTTGTTTTCAAGAACAGTGACCATGGTGGTGCAGATGTTGTTTTGGAAGTGGCAGGGAGTGACAATTCCTTCCATTTGGCTTGGAATTGTGCCCGTCCTAATGCTATTGTCACGATTGTAGCCCTCTATGATAAACCACAGCTTCTTCCTTTACCTGATATGTATGGCAAGAATTTGATTTTCAAAACAGGGGGAGTGGATGGCTGCGACTGTGCCGAAATCCTTACGCTGATTGAGGAAGGTAAAATTGATACTACTCCTCTTATTACACATCGGTTTCCATTGAATGAGATTGAGGAGGCTTACCGTATTTTCGAGAACAAGTTGGATGGGGTTATTAAAGTAGCTATATCAGGAAATAAATAAAAATAGAATTTGTGTATGAAGAATATATTGATAGTAAGTAATAATGATATGTGCCGCAGTCGTATGGCACAGGAAATTTTGAACTCCTTCGGTAGAGGGATGAAGATTAGTACTGCCGGTATTTTGGCTGGAAATTCTGTCCCTGACGTTGTTTGCCAAGTGATGGAACAAAATGGATATGACTTTTCGCGTAGAAAGCCCTGTGATGTTGCGACGTATGCCCAACAGACATGGGATTATGTTATTACCCTTTGTCCGGAAGCAGAGGAAGTGCAAAAGGAAATGCAGGGTGTAGTGAGAAAATACGTTTCTTTCAACTTTACAGATCCCTTTCAGGGAGGAATTCATGTAGAAGATGAGCAGGAAGAACGGGTTAGGGCACTATATGACATCATGCATAAAGAACTGTATGAGTTCTTTCGAAGTGAATTGATGGAAAAATTATTGCCTCGCTGTTCCTGTGGCGCAAATACGTATTGTAGGTGTGAGTAGGAATATAAGTAAAATCATATATGTACATCATCCGGTGATGGTGGCAGATCTGTGTCATTTTGAACGCGAAGTTGCCAGAAAGCAATAGCGGATGCGGCGGCTACATTGAGAGAATCGACACCGTTTGCCATAGGAATGCGGACTACATAGTCCGCTTCATTAATTGTTTCGTTTTGAAGACCGTCTCCCTCTGTTCCCATTACGATGGCTAACTTGGGTTCGGTTGCTAAGATAGGATTATCGATAGAGATTGATTTCTCCGTGAGTGCCATAGCGACTGTACGAAAACCCTGTTTGCGCAACTCATTGGGAGAGCCGTCCAACCAAGTCCATGGTATCAGGAAGACAGAACCCATCGAAACCCTGACTGCACGCCGGTTCAACGGATCACAAGAATTACGCGTTAATAATATAGCATCTATTCCCAAGGCGGCTGCGGAACGGAAGATGGCTCCGATATTAGTAGCGTCTACCACGCCCTCAATGACTACGATCCGCCGGGCTTTCCGGCACACCTCCTCCACACTTGGTAGTGTCCGACGACGCATGGCACAGAGGACACCGCGCGTCAGTGTATATCCGGTCAATGTGGCAAGTAACTTTCTTTCACCGGTATAGACAGGTATATCACCACAACGTTCAATGATGCCAGCGGCATCACCAGTGATATGCTTCTGTTCACACAAGAGGGCTAAAGGCTCATAACCAGCATTCAGAGCTACATGGATGACTTTGGGGCTTTCCGCAATAAGCAATCCCTTATCAGGCTCGATACGATTGCGTAATTGAGCTTCGGTGAGGGTACTGAATATTTCTACTCCGGAGTCTGTTAAGGATGATATTTCTATAATGGGCATAGTGATTTCTTTAAACGATCTATTTTATTGCAGCAATGATAGTATGCACTTCTTACTTGCCGATGCAAAAATGTTGAAAGATATTTTGAAGTACCATGTCATTCGTAACCTCACCCGCTATGTCCGAAATGAAGAAGATACACTCTCGTATGTCTTGCGAAAGAAAATCCCCAGAAATCTGCGAATCAAGTCCGTTTTGTACTCTATGAATAGCTTCCAAAGCTTTATTTAAAGCTTCGTAATGCCTTACATTTGTTACAATAATATCATTCTGTGTCACTGTAGGCAAGTGTGCTGCATCAATAAGCATTTTTTGTAACTCACTTGTATTCTCCCGTTGTTTGGCCGAGATGAAAATAGATTCCGTAGATTCTTTGGGGAAGTCTTTTAATAAAGATAATAAATCCTCTTTCTGTTTACCTTCAATCAAATCAGCCTTATTGAATACAACAATCAAATGTTTTCCTTCGCAACGTGGAATTATCTTCTCCGATAACTGTTCAATTTGAGAGGCGGCATTCACAGCATCTACCATCCAAAGAACAATCTCCGCCTGATCCAACTTCTGAAAAGTCCGTTCAATACCCAAACTTTCAATCGTGTCATTGGTTTCCCGGATTCCGGCGGTATCAATGAACCGGAAAGTGATTCCTCCGATATTGACAGTATCTTCGATTACATCACGTGTTGTCCCGTGAATATCACTTACAATGGCTTTATCCTCATTCAATAATACATTCAGTAAAGTCGATTTTCCGGCATTTGTTTCACCGATGATAGCTACGGGAACACCATTCTTAATGGCGTTGCCGACACTAAATGAATGAGCCAACCGCGAAATGACCTGTTCAATTTCATCTGCCAGCTTCCTTAATGCCGAACGATCGGCAAATTCCACATCCTCTTCGCTGAAATCCAACTCCAATTCAATCATGGAAGTGAAATTCAACAACTTGTTGCGTAGATCTGTCAGCTCTTTACTGAATCCACCCCGCATCTGGCTCATTGCCAATCGGTGAGTGGCAGCAGATGAAGAAGCAATCAAGTCCGCCACAGCTTCTGCCTGACTTAAATCCATCTTTCCATTGAGGAAAGCACGTTGCGTATATTCTCCCGGTTGGGCCATGCGGCAACCATTTTTAATAAGCAACTGCATCACCTGTTGAAGAATATAAGTGGAACCATGACACGTGATTTCCGTACTGTCTTCTCCCGTATACGAATGAGGAGTACGGAAAAGGCTGACGAGCACTTCATCAATCATCTCATCTCCGTCATAAATACGTCCGAATGTCAAAGTATATGGTTTTTGTTCGCTTAATAATTTGCCAGCTTTGGCTGGCTTGAAGATGCTGCCGGTAATGGAAATAGCTTCCGGACCGGAAACGCGGATGTTTCCGATAGC includes:
- a CDS encoding type I restriction-modification system subunit M — its product is MSEELQQKLRSQLWTVANTLRGNMSASDFMYFTLGFIFYKYLSEKIELYANEILEEDHITFKEVWNGKDEELKQDVKEECIQNLGYFIEPEYLYSTIIELISKKENILPSLERSLKKIEDSTIGQDSEDDFGGLFSDLDLASPKLGKTADDKNKLISDVLIALNGIDFGLQEAGDIDILGDAYEYMISQFAAGAGKKAGEFYTPQEVSQILAEIVITGKVRLKDVFDPTCGSGSLLLRTAKSGKADSIFGQEKNPTTFNLCRMNMLLHGVKYNDFDIQNGDTLEADAFGDRQFDAVVANPPFSADWTAADKFNNDDRFSKAGVLAPRSKADYAFILHMIYHLNDGGTMACVAPHGVLFRGAAEGKIRQFLIEKKNYIDAIIGLPANIFYGTSIPTCILVIKKCRKEDDNILFIDASKEFEKVKTQNKLRPEHIQKIIDTYRERKEIEKYSHCATLQEVKENDYNLNIPRYVDTFEEEEEIDIHAVMTEIKELEAKRAELDKQIDVYLKELGLIQ
- a CDS encoding type I restriction endonuclease subunit R, translated to MVTQSEQVLENGLIKTLMETNYEYISIKEEENLYANFKKQLEKHNKRELSLHKRKHFTDKEFDKICIYLEGGTRFEKAKKLRDLYPLETEDGKRIWVEFLNKNKWCQNEFQVSNQITVEGRKKCRYDVTILINGLPLVQIELKKRGVELKEAYNQIQRYHKTSFHGLFDYIQLFVISNGVNTRYFANNPNGGYKFTFNWTDPENIPFNDLSKFAYFFFDQCNLGKMISKYIVLHEGDKCLMVLRPYQFYAVERILERVQNSNKNGYIWHTTGAGKTLTSFKAAQLVSELDGIDKVMFVVDRHDLDTQTQSEYEAFEPGAVDGTDNTYELIKRLSGNSKIIITTIQKLNCAITKDYYNKYLQEVRHQKVVMIFDECHRSHFGDCHKNIVKFFSNLQIFGFTGTPIFVENAKQEHTTKEVFSDCLHRYLIKDAIADENVLGFLVEYYKGKDESGIDYMNEARMKEIARFILTNFNKSTVDGEFNALFAIQSVPMLLQYYKIFKELNPKIKIGAVFTYAANSSQDDEQTGMNQGYANDKVTADELQVIMNDYNNTFGTSFTTDNFSAYYDDINLRMKKKKKDMEPLDLLLVVGMFLTGFDAKKLNTLYVDKNLEYHGLLQAFSRTNRILNEKKRFGKIVCFRDLKNNVDAAIKLFSNNNPADTILREPFLVVKEKFNELSLKFKEKYPDVQSIDKLQSEYEKRDFVLAFREIIKKRAEMQIYEDFEPDDKEFILSEQEFMDFRSKYLDITTGVINPNPDDKKNTGDTDVPPYGKDERTLDDIDFCLELLHSDVINVAYILTLINDLDPSSNDYQERRQQILDTMIKDAVMRNKAKLIDGFIRQNVDNDKDGFSKSKSDGSIDLESRLTNYVSQQRYKAIQELAEEEGIDEEALIKFLNEYDFLQKEKTEILQEAVKKKRIGLKERRTLLKRIMDKLHSIIELFNWE
- a CDS encoding DUF4425 family protein; its protein translation is MKKRILSLLGVIALFLGVILVSCGNDDDNKNTTGVHKIVVEQSGNTDDFDLNIAFGAANTGGVAKLYNENGEYLGDSYLVNKVTENKISCQTGKEGSMMTCAGSVISTSEQAGKKLKISVIAYIDNKEVNRLEKEYITKGSTLVENFSVSTTSVE
- a CDS encoding alcohol dehydrogenase, which gives rise to MLAYTYIEHGKFELQEKAVPEIKDSRDAIVRVTLGSICTSDLHIKHGSVPRAVPGITVGHEMVGVVEQVGADVTSVKPGDRVTVNVETFCGECFFCKHGYVNNCTDPNGGWALGCRIDGGQAEYVRVPYADQGLNRIPDTVSDEQALFVGDVLATGFWAARISEITKEDTVLIIGAGPIGICTLLCVMLKKPKRIIICEKSPERIRFVREHYPDVLVTEPENCKEFVFKNSDHGGADVVLEVAGSDNSFHLAWNCARPNAIVTIVALYDKPQLLPLPDMYGKNLIFKTGGVDGCDCAEILTLIEEGKIDTTPLITHRFPLNEIEEAYRIFENKLDGVIKVAISGNK
- a CDS encoding low molecular weight phosphatase family protein, which translates into the protein MKNILIVSNNDMCRSRMAQEILNSFGRGMKISTAGILAGNSVPDVVCQVMEQNGYDFSRRKPCDVATYAQQTWDYVITLCPEAEEVQKEMQGVVRKYVSFNFTDPFQGGIHVEDEQEERVRALYDIMHKELYEFFRSELMEKLLPRCSCGANTYCRCE
- a CDS encoding TrmH family RNA methyltransferase; this translates as MPIIEISSLTDSGVEIFSTLTEAQLRNRIEPDKGLLIAESPKVIHVALNAGYEPLALLCEQKHITGDAAGIIERCGDIPVYTGERKLLATLTGYTLTRGVLCAMRRRTLPSVEEVCRKARRIVVIEGVVDATNIGAIFRSAAALGIDAILLTRNSCDPLNRRAVRVSMGSVFLIPWTWLDGSPNELRKQGFRTVAMALTEKSISIDNPILATEPKLAIVMGTEGDGLQNETINEADYVVRIPMANGVDSLNVAAASAIAFWQLRVQNDTDLPPSPDDVHI
- the mnmE gene encoding tRNA uridine-5-carboxymethylaminomethyl(34) synthesis GTPase MnmE is translated as MIQDTICAIATAQGGAIGNIRVSGPEAISITGSIFKPAKAGKLLSEQKPYTLTFGRIYDGDEMIDEVLVSLFRTPHSYTGEDSTEITCHGSTYILQQVMQLLIKNGCRMAQPGEYTQRAFLNGKMDLSQAEAVADLIASSSAATHRLAMSQMRGGFSKELTDLRNKLLNFTSMIELELDFSEEDVEFADRSALRKLADEIEQVISRLAHSFSVGNAIKNGVPVAIIGETNAGKSTLLNVLLNEDKAIVSDIHGTTRDVIEDTVNIGGITFRFIDTAGIRETNDTIESLGIERTFQKLDQAEIVLWMVDAVNAASQIEQLSEKIIPRCEGKHLIVVFNKADLIEGKQKEDLLSLLKDFPKESTESIFISAKQRENTSELQKMLIDAAHLPTVTQNDIIVTNVRHYEALNKALEAIHRVQNGLDSQISGDFLSQDIRECIFFISDIAGEVTNDMVLQNIFQHFCIGK